From a single Dehalococcoidia bacterium genomic region:
- a CDS encoding PhzF family phenazine biosynthesis protein, with protein MNLSQDIYQVDAFTKTPFAGNPAAVCVLAEPASEQWMQDVAREMNLSETAFLVGSDDGYQLRWFTPLVEVYLCGHATLASAHVLWETGEANREGTLRFHTKSGLLSAKRDGDWMELDFPATPVSQCEPPAGLLEAFNESAVFVGKSIFDYLVELSTEAEVRAAAPNMGTLAQVDTRGVMVTSRSDSPECDFVSRFFAPATGVDEDPVTGSAHCALGPYWMERLGKAELAARQVSARGGELRVRVDGDRVRIAGQAVTVMRATLV; from the coding sequence ATGAATTTGAGCCAGGACATCTATCAAGTCGACGCCTTTACCAAGACACCGTTCGCCGGCAATCCGGCCGCCGTGTGCGTGCTGGCTGAGCCGGCTTCGGAGCAGTGGATGCAGGACGTGGCACGCGAGATGAACCTGTCGGAGACGGCGTTCCTCGTGGGCAGCGACGACGGCTACCAACTGCGCTGGTTCACGCCGCTGGTGGAAGTGTACCTGTGCGGCCATGCGACCCTCGCCAGCGCGCACGTGCTGTGGGAAACAGGCGAGGCAAATCGCGAAGGGACTCTCAGATTTCACACAAAGAGCGGCCTGCTATCGGCGAAGCGCGACGGCGATTGGATGGAGCTGGACTTCCCGGCGACGCCTGTGAGTCAGTGCGAGCCACCGGCAGGGCTCCTCGAGGCGTTCAATGAGTCCGCAGTGTTCGTCGGCAAGAGCATTTTCGACTACCTGGTGGAACTGTCCACTGAGGCAGAGGTGCGCGCGGCCGCGCCAAACATGGGCACACTTGCTCAAGTGGACACCCGGGGCGTCATGGTAACGAGCCGGTCCGACAGCCCCGAGTGCGACTTCGTGTCGCGCTTCTTCGCCCCTGCAACGGGCGTCGACGAAGACCCCGTGACCGGCTCGGCCCACTGCGCGCTCGGTCCGTACTGGATGGAACGCCTCGGCAAGGCCGAGCTTGCCGCGCGCCAGGTGTCAGCACGCGGTGGGGAGTTGCGCGTCCGCGTCGACGGCGACAGGGTCCGCATCGCGGGTCAGGCGGTGACGGTGATGCGGGCCACGCTGGTGTGA
- a CDS encoding VOC family protein, with protein sequence MHRLPSGDETLNQSNIVPGMRYRDAHAAIDWLCDVLGFERHLVVPDGTGGVAHAQLTLGSGMIMLGSERENDEGAVVAPTPTGDLTQSAYIVVEDIEVSYQRVKDAGANIVMELEEQSYGGSLFAVRDPEGQLWNVGSYDPWAEHEGD encoded by the coding sequence ATGCACAGATTACCCTCTGGGGATGAGACCTTGAACCAATCTAACATCGTTCCCGGAATGCGCTACCGCGACGCCCACGCTGCCATCGACTGGCTCTGCGATGTCTTGGGATTCGAGCGACACCTCGTCGTCCCTGATGGCACAGGCGGAGTCGCCCACGCGCAGCTTACGCTCGGCAGCGGCATGATCATGCTCGGTTCCGAGCGTGAGAACGACGAAGGCGCAGTAGTCGCGCCCACACCGACCGGAGACCTCACCCAGAGCGCCTACATCGTCGTCGAGGACATCGAAGTCTCCTACCAGCGCGTTAAAGACGCCGGAGCCAACATCGTCATGGAACTGGAGGAGCAGTCATACGGCGGTAGCCTCTTCGCGGTCCGCGACCCAGAGGGCCAGCTCTGGAACGTCGGCTCCTACGACCCATGGGCGGAGCACGAGGGTGACTGA
- a CDS encoding SRPBCC domain-containing protein, protein MNFDFESHLGATERSVSLLERDGRPASAVTISRSLTATVDDLWDAVTNGDRIPRWAMPISGELELGGRYQLEGNAGGVITECEPLSRISVTWEFAGDVSWVELRFSDGESGSPQLSVTHTAHLSPHWDEYGPGAVGVGWELALAGLALHLEHPNEPKPDEMEFVTSPDGKAFITGSSQAWGQAAVAAGTDPGAATAAVRSTTAFYTGETA, encoded by the coding sequence ATGAATTTCGATTTCGAAAGTCACCTTGGCGCCACTGAGCGTTCCGTATCGTTGCTCGAGCGTGACGGACGTCCCGCCAGCGCCGTCACTATTTCTCGTAGCCTCACCGCGACCGTCGACGACCTGTGGGACGCCGTTACGAACGGCGATCGTATTCCACGCTGGGCAATGCCGATCAGCGGCGAGCTCGAACTCGGCGGTCGCTACCAACTGGAGGGCAATGCGGGCGGCGTAATCACCGAGTGCGAACCGCTGTCGCGCATTTCGGTGACGTGGGAGTTCGCCGGGGACGTAAGCTGGGTGGAGTTGCGTTTCTCAGACGGAGAATCGGGGTCGCCGCAGCTCTCGGTGACGCACACCGCACACCTGTCGCCGCACTGGGACGAGTACGGGCCGGGTGCGGTCGGCGTCGGCTGGGAACTGGCTCTAGCCGGACTGGCACTCCATCTTGAGCATCCGAACGAGCCAAAGCCTGACGAGATGGAATTCGTCACTTCTCCGGATGGAAAGGCGTTCATCACAGGCAGCAGCCAAGCGTGGGGGCAGGCGGCGGTCGCGGCTGGAACGGACCCCGGTGCTGCGACCGCGGCGGTGCGAAGTACGACCGCGTTCTACACGGGTGAAACAGCCTAG
- a CDS encoding amino acid ABC transporter substrate-binding protein: protein MRSYLAIISVALFTAILAVACTQAGDDAGESRLALVEDRGKVVCATLDDTPGFGFLDENGNHLGFDIDLCRAVAAATLGDANAVELRTIDAAERGPVMQAGEVDLLVFVTTWTSSRDAAWGDFVPTIFYDGQGFLVPTRLGVPSASELGGASVCTVSGTTSELNMEDFFRQNQMEYSPVIFENFDLALDAYTNSSCDVLTTDRSTLAALRTSLPAPSEHVILPEIISEEPLTPLVPHGDSQWFDIVKTTMAILIQGEALGVNSGNVSELAAGNNVKVKRLLGTEGAWGQSDLGLETTVAQTSYPRSATTARSTNAI from the coding sequence ATGCGTTCATACTTGGCCATTATATCCGTTGCACTGTTCACGGCGATCTTAGCAGTAGCCTGCACCCAGGCTGGCGATGATGCCGGAGAGTCGAGACTTGCGCTGGTAGAAGACCGGGGCAAGGTGGTCTGCGCGACCCTGGACGACACTCCCGGCTTCGGCTTCCTCGATGAGAACGGCAACCACCTGGGATTCGATATAGATCTCTGCCGCGCCGTTGCGGCTGCAACCCTGGGCGACGCAAACGCAGTCGAGCTTCGCACCATCGACGCCGCCGAGCGTGGCCCCGTCATGCAGGCCGGAGAGGTAGACTTGCTCGTCTTCGTGACCACGTGGACCAGCTCGCGCGATGCCGCGTGGGGCGACTTCGTGCCAACGATTTTCTACGATGGTCAGGGCTTCCTGGTGCCCACGCGCCTGGGAGTGCCGAGTGCGAGCGAACTGGGTGGAGCCTCCGTCTGCACGGTATCCGGCACGACCAGCGAGCTGAACATGGAGGACTTCTTCCGGCAGAACCAGATGGAGTACTCCCCAGTCATCTTCGAGAACTTCGATCTTGCTCTCGATGCCTACACGAACAGTAGCTGTGATGTCCTCACGACCGACCGCTCCACGCTCGCCGCTCTCAGGACCAGCCTCCCTGCACCTAGTGAGCATGTGATTCTGCCTGAGATCATCTCTGAGGAGCCGCTTACCCCTCTCGTTCCCCACGGCGACAGCCAGTGGTTCGACATCGTCAAAACCACGATGGCCATCCTGATCCAGGGCGAGGCGTTGGGGGTCAACTCCGGGAACGTCTCTGAGCTTGCTGCCGGCAACAACGTGAAGGTAAAGCGCTTGCTCGGCACCGAAGGCGCATGGGGCCAGTCAGACCTGGGCCTGGAGACCACCGTAGCCCAGACGTCATATCCCAGGTCGGCAACTACGGCGAGATCTACGAACGCCATCTAG
- a CDS encoding CehA/McbA family metallohydrolase: protein MEDQTWFRGNLHTHTTESDGDAEPEVVAAWYKDHGYDFLVLSEHNHLFLLDYGSGRDSSSCPLMIPGEEVTIPTDHSDVIPVHLGAIGIDRLVEPVYGDDVAATLQLNIDAIRDAGGISCINHPSWKWAFDHEAILKTHGASLMEVFNAANDCNNFPMPVPGFLSPTEIWDNVLSAGMPIFGVASDDSHHYHDFALDKDNPGRGWVMVESEALETDALVEVMADGRFYSSTGVFLAELQSSADEVSLKVRQRKDSLFLTRFIGRDGTVHDERMGNEVAYPPPATRATSAPT, encoded by the coding sequence TTGGAAGACCAGACCTGGTTCAGGGGCAACCTTCACACTCACACGACCGAGTCCGACGGGGACGCGGAGCCGGAAGTCGTAGCTGCTTGGTACAAGGACCACGGCTACGACTTTCTCGTGCTGTCGGAACACAATCACCTCTTCCTCCTCGATTACGGCAGCGGACGTGATAGCTCCTCATGCCCCCTGATGATTCCGGGGGAGGAGGTCACGATTCCGACAGACCATAGCGACGTCATCCCTGTTCACCTGGGCGCCATCGGAATTGACCGCCTCGTCGAACCGGTCTACGGCGATGACGTAGCCGCTACTCTCCAGCTGAACATAGACGCAATCCGCGATGCCGGTGGCATATCCTGCATCAACCACCCCAGCTGGAAGTGGGCGTTCGATCACGAGGCTATCCTGAAGACGCACGGCGCCAGCCTCATGGAAGTCTTCAACGCCGCCAACGACTGCAACAACTTCCCCATGCCCGTGCCCGGCTTCCTCTCTCCCACCGAGATCTGGGACAACGTCCTGAGCGCCGGAATGCCGATCTTCGGAGTCGCGTCCGACGACTCGCACCACTATCACGACTTCGCTCTCGACAAGGACAACCCCGGACGCGGCTGGGTGATGGTCGAGTCCGAAGCTCTGGAGACCGACGCCCTCGTCGAGGTGATGGCAGACGGCAGGTTCTACTCATCAACCGGCGTCTTCCTGGCCGAACTACAGTCGTCGGCTGACGAAGTCTCCCTGAAGGTCCGGCAGAGAAAAGACTCCCTCTTCCTGACAAGGTTCATAGGCAGAGACGGCACCGTCCACGATGAGCGGATGGGCAACGAAGTCGCCTACCCCCCACCGGCGACGAGGGCTACATCCGCGCCCACGTGA
- a CDS encoding efflux RND transporter periplasmic adaptor subunit, whose protein sequence is MTALSKVLESLRSWKLWVGVVVLVAVAGGGYYGYGVWTDSSAEEEDGQTQLVPVTRGDLVNDVSVTGTLTYTTRETLTFAQQGTVSDVIVSEGDIVSAGDPLAVLDAETVANLEKAIAQARVDVRAAEDALEDARSPYTAVQIAQAKSDEVDARQALQDAQEELSDLGVVAADQLAQARLDILNAQADLETAIENKATLATPTNEDVVRAKADVTAARVALQDAEDALDTLLNPDSDEIGDRIAELQSDIDSAEQTLVTERLDLEAAERNAEDRIQPVAEDLDTGQADYNDLFVKWLGMSPAPDLGESPEAIFAAHDIDLETVFEGPRTEEMQQQFFRGELSDDPETPWDELIVMSWVALYLGEILVDCESDDSVPNRYCVTGEFDDAYEAIVELTDDLQTVEAEESEKIWDATVALSNAEDTLKLRQQDLEDYLAEIDEELDSLEIESAQAAVVTAEVDLLDAETALAELMQPAELDIGLTDREIELAQAMLADAEEALAALLEDPDPIDLLVKQAAVNLALESLAEAESTLEEYNTIDQLDIELRQAEVVAAQASLETAVVNLESATLRAPFDGIVVVLNIESGQQVNANTEAVEIADPSVVEVSGSVDEIDVLFLQEGARAAVNLEALGTQTLPGTVSSIATVGTSQQGVVTYPVTIRVESSANNQLPEGLSATAQVVIREQTDSLLIPLQALYGSVQAPIVRVVNGDSTVDRQVSLGISDDFWIVVEDGLAEGEFISMEVVGSSTSQFGGIGATFRAVGGFGGPGGRGGGGPPRN, encoded by the coding sequence ATGACCGCACTGTCGAAAGTCTTGGAAAGTCTCAGGTCGTGGAAGTTGTGGGTCGGTGTGGTCGTTCTGGTCGCGGTAGCCGGAGGCGGCTATTACGGCTACGGAGTCTGGACCGACTCGAGTGCCGAGGAAGAAGATGGACAGACACAGCTCGTCCCTGTCACGCGCGGCGACCTCGTTAACGACGTCAGCGTGACCGGAACTCTGACGTACACGACTCGCGAGACGCTTACATTCGCCCAGCAGGGGACAGTCTCCGATGTCATCGTATCTGAAGGCGACATTGTGTCTGCCGGCGACCCGCTCGCAGTCCTGGACGCTGAGACCGTTGCGAACCTCGAGAAGGCCATAGCCCAGGCGCGGGTCGACGTCCGCGCCGCCGAAGACGCGCTCGAAGACGCCAGGAGCCCATACACGGCTGTGCAGATCGCCCAGGCCAAGTCTGACGAGGTGGATGCCCGGCAGGCCCTCCAGGATGCCCAGGAGGAGCTGAGTGATCTCGGAGTCGTCGCAGCCGACCAGTTGGCGCAGGCCAGGCTGGACATCCTGAATGCCCAGGCCGACCTAGAGACTGCCATAGAGAACAAGGCCACGCTGGCCACTCCAACGAACGAGGACGTCGTGAGGGCTAAGGCCGACGTTACGGCAGCCCGCGTGGCGCTGCAGGACGCCGAAGACGCCCTCGACACGCTGCTGAACCCTGACAGCGATGAGATCGGCGACCGCATAGCCGAGCTTCAGTCCGACATCGACTCAGCCGAGCAGACGCTGGTCACCGAAAGGCTCGACCTCGAAGCCGCAGAGCGCAATGCCGAGGACCGGATTCAGCCCGTCGCAGAAGATCTCGACACGGGCCAGGCCGACTACAACGACCTCTTCGTAAAGTGGCTCGGCATGAGCCCAGCTCCTGATTTGGGAGAGTCCCCCGAGGCCATCTTCGCGGCACATGACATCGACTTGGAGACCGTCTTCGAGGGGCCCCGCACTGAGGAGATGCAGCAGCAGTTCTTCAGGGGCGAACTGAGCGACGATCCGGAAACTCCCTGGGACGAACTGATCGTGATGTCCTGGGTGGCGCTCTATCTCGGCGAGATTCTCGTGGACTGTGAGTCTGACGATTCCGTCCCCAATCGCTACTGTGTCACCGGTGAGTTCGACGATGCCTATGAGGCCATCGTTGAGCTGACTGATGACCTTCAGACTGTCGAGGCTGAGGAGTCAGAGAAGATCTGGGATGCGACAGTCGCCCTCAGCAATGCCGAAGACACTCTCAAACTCCGCCAGCAGGACCTGGAAGACTACCTCGCCGAGATCGACGAGGAGCTGGACTCCCTGGAGATTGAGTCCGCCCAGGCAGCGGTTGTGACCGCCGAGGTGGACCTGCTCGATGCCGAGACTGCACTGGCGGAGCTCATGCAGCCCGCTGAGCTCGACATTGGTCTTACCGACCGCGAGATCGAGCTCGCCCAGGCCATGCTGGCAGATGCCGAAGAGGCCCTCGCCGCGCTTCTCGAGGACCCTGACCCAATCGACCTGCTCGTCAAACAGGCCGCAGTGAACCTCGCGCTTGAGTCCCTGGCAGAAGCCGAGTCGACGCTCGAGGAGTACAACACCATCGACCAGTTGGACATCGAACTCAGACAGGCCGAGGTGGTGGCGGCGCAGGCGTCTCTTGAGACGGCGGTCGTCAACCTTGAAAGCGCCACTCTTCGCGCTCCATTCGACGGCATCGTTGTTGTCCTGAACATCGAGTCCGGTCAGCAGGTCAACGCCAACACAGAGGCCGTCGAGATTGCTGATCCGTCAGTCGTCGAAGTCAGCGGATCAGTCGACGAGATCGATGTCCTGTTCCTGCAGGAGGGAGCGCGCGCGGCCGTCAACCTGGAGGCTCTCGGAACGCAGACGCTGCCCGGGACCGTCTCCTCCATTGCCACCGTCGGCACCTCTCAGCAGGGCGTCGTGACCTACCCGGTGACCATCCGGGTGGAGTCCTCGGCAAACAACCAGCTTCCCGAGGGGCTGAGCGCCACTGCACAGGTGGTTATTCGCGAGCAGACCGACTCGCTGCTGATACCCTTGCAGGCGCTCTACGGCTCGGTGCAGGCCCCGATTGTCAGAGTGGTGAACGGCGACAGCACTGTCGACAGGCAGGTCTCGCTCGGCATTAGCGACGACTTCTGGATCGTGGTCGAGGACGGCCTGGCTGAGGGCGAGTTCATCAGCATGGAAGTGGTCGGCAGCTCCACGAGCCAGTTCGGAGGAATCGGAGCCACGTTCCGCGCCGTAGGAGGATTCGGCGGTCCAGGAGGAAGGGGAGGAGGCGGTCCGCCGAGAAACTGA
- a CDS encoding ABC transporter permease, whose product MSPLQTIRTAIASLEANKLRAGLALLGIVIGVTAVITLMSIGRGATQQITGIIQGLGTNLLFVQPEGDDAQLTLGDADALVDPLFAPTVVAAAPEIRSFATLAAGRDNTSAQVVGVTPEYLGARGLDLASGMFISFAHVDNRDEVIVLGSNVAEQLFQNRDPVGDYVRVNARRFRVIGVLESQGGSGFGTFDTQVLIPITTAYYRLSGDRTSTGDISVSLINVQVRSVDEVDRSIEEASGVLRLRHRITGEDDFTVISQQSTIETLEETTNTLVVFLGVIAGISLLVGGIGIMNIMLVSVTERTREIGIRKAMGAKRSDILFQFVAEATVLSIGGGLLGAALGFGMTNLVDGRSLGSQTFSTSFSLEFAILALAVSAGIGLFFGIYPAARASGLHPIDALRYE is encoded by the coding sequence ATGTCACCACTACAGACAATTAGGACAGCCATCGCCTCCCTTGAGGCCAACAAGCTCCGCGCAGGACTCGCGCTGCTGGGCATCGTCATTGGTGTCACTGCCGTCATCACGCTCATGTCGATCGGACGCGGCGCAACCCAGCAGATCACCGGGATCATCCAGGGTCTGGGTACCAACCTCCTGTTCGTACAGCCTGAGGGAGACGACGCGCAGCTTACCCTTGGCGATGCCGACGCTCTGGTTGACCCTCTGTTCGCCCCGACCGTAGTTGCCGCCGCGCCCGAAATCCGCAGCTTCGCGACACTCGCTGCCGGCCGGGATAACACCTCGGCCCAGGTGGTCGGTGTGACCCCCGAGTACCTCGGCGCCCGCGGCCTCGACCTCGCCAGCGGCATGTTCATCAGCTTCGCCCACGTCGATAACCGGGACGAGGTAATCGTTCTGGGCTCCAACGTTGCAGAGCAGCTCTTCCAGAACCGTGACCCGGTCGGCGACTACGTCCGCGTAAACGCTCGCAGGTTCAGGGTGATAGGTGTTCTTGAAAGCCAGGGCGGCAGCGGGTTCGGCACGTTCGACACCCAGGTGTTGATACCCATAACCACCGCGTACTACCGGCTCAGCGGAGACCGAACGTCGACCGGCGACATCTCGGTGAGCCTCATCAACGTCCAGGTTAGAAGCGTCGACGAGGTCGACCGCAGCATCGAGGAAGCGAGCGGCGTGCTACGACTGCGCCACCGCATAACCGGCGAGGACGACTTCACCGTCATCAGCCAGCAGAGCACGATCGAGACGCTGGAGGAGACGACTAACACGCTCGTCGTCTTCCTCGGCGTGATCGCAGGCATCTCCCTGCTCGTGGGCGGCATCGGCATCATGAACATAATGCTGGTGTCGGTCACCGAACGCACCCGCGAGATCGGCATCCGCAAGGCGATGGGCGCAAAGCGGAGCGACATCCTCTTCCAGTTCGTTGCCGAAGCGACTGTCCTGAGTATCGGAGGCGGCCTTCTCGGAGCGGCGCTCGGCTTTGGCATGACCAACCTTGTCGACGGACGCTCCTTGGGAAGTCAGACCTTCTCAACGAGCTTCAGTCTCGAATTCGCCATCCTAGCCCTCGCCGTGTCCGCCGGAATCGGCCTCTTCTTCGGCATCTACCCAGCCGCCAGAGCGTCCGGCCTCCACCCAATAGACGCCCTGAGATACGAATAA